The following proteins are encoded in a genomic region of Cricetulus griseus strain 17A/GY chromosome 7, alternate assembly CriGri-PICRH-1.0, whole genome shotgun sequence:
- the LOC100761465 gene encoding cytochrome c oxidase assembly factor 3 homolog, mitochondrial → MAAPGAGDPLGAKDGNAPFAQRIDPSRDKLTPAQLQFMRQVQLSQWQKTLPQRRTRNIVTGLGIGALVLAIYGYTFYSVAQERFLDELEDEAKAARARALERERASGP, encoded by the exons ATGGCGGCCCCGGGAGCTGGTGACCCTCTGGGTGCTAAGGATGGAAATGCCCCGTTCGCTCAGCGCATCGACCCGTCGCGGGACAAACTGACCCCTGCGCAACTGCAGTTTATGCGGCAGGTGCAACTTTCCCAGTGGCAGAAAACACTTCCACAGCGGCGGACCCGGAACATCGTGACCGGCCTGGGCATTGGGGCCCTGGTATTAGCTATCT ATGGTTACACCTTCTATTCAGTGGCTCAGGAGCGTTTCCTTGATGAGCTGGAAGATGAAgccaaagctgcccgagcccgAGCTCTTGAGAGGGAGAGAGCGTCAGGACCTTAA